A stretch of the Nicotiana tabacum cultivar K326 chromosome 6, ASM71507v2, whole genome shotgun sequence genome encodes the following:
- the LOC107799852 gene encoding polygalacturonase inhibitor-like precursor — protein sequence MQFLPILFFSLLLVFSFPCPSHSVRCNPKDKKVLLKIKNDLGNPYHLASWDPNTDCCYWYVVKCDRKTNRINALTVFQANISGQIPAAVGDLPFLETLQFHHITNLTGTIPPTITKLTNLKMLRLSFTNLSGPIPQFLSQLKNLFLLELNYNQFTGTIPSSLSELPNLLAIHLDRNKLTGQIPESFGKFRGQIPSLYLSHNSLTGPVPKSLGNLNFTTLDFSRNKLEGDVSFLFGKNKAIQIIDLSRNTLQFDLSKVEFPESLTWLDLNHNRIFGRLPEGLKDLQLQNLNVSYNKLCGQIPQGGKLQSFDVYSYFHNKCLCGSPLPECK from the coding sequence ATGCAATTTCTTcccattcttttcttttctcttctccttgttttttcttttccttgcccTTCTCACTCAGTGAGATGCAATCCAAAAGATAAAAAAGTCCTTTTAAAAATCAAGAATGATTTAGGCAATCCCTACCACTTAGCCTCGTGGGATCCCAACACAGATTGCTGTTATTGGTACGTCGTAAAATGTGACCGGAAAACCAACCGGATTAATGCTCTCACCGTCTTCCAAGCCAACATCTCCGGCCAAATTCCGGCCGCCGTCGGCGACCTCCCTTTTCTCGAAACCTTACAATTCCATCATATCACAAATCTCACAGGAACCATTCCCCCAACTATTACTAAACTCACTAACCTCAAAATGTTAAGACTCAGTTTCACTAATCTCAGTGGCCCTATTCCTCAATTTCTTAGTCAACTCAAGAATTTATTTTTGCTTGAATTAAACTACAACCAATTCACTGGAACAATCCCATCATCACTTTCTGAACTCCCTAATTTATTAGCAATCCACTTAGACCGCAATAAACTCACCGGACAAATTCCAGAATCATTCGGAAAATTCAGAGGTCAAATCCCAAGTCTTTACCTTTCACATAACAGCCTCACCGGCCCAGTACCAAAATCTTTAGGCAATTTGAATTTTACAACACTTGATTTCTCAAGGAACAAGTTAGAAGGTGATGTTTCTTTCTTATTTGGAAAGAACAAGGCAATTCAGATAATTGATTTGTCGAGGAATACATTACAGTTTGATCTTTCAAAAGTGGAGTTCCCGGAGAGTTTAACGTGGTTGGATTTGAACCATAATCGGATTTTTGGTAGATTACCAGAAGGATTGAAAGATTTACAGTTACAGAATTTGAATGTGAGTTATAATAAACTTTGTGGACAGATTCCACAAGGTGGGAAGTTGCAGAGCTTTGATGTTTACTCTTATTTTCATAATAAATGCCTTTGTGGCTCTCCGTTGCCGGAATGTAAATAA